The following are encoded together in the Acidimicrobiales bacterium genome:
- a CDS encoding DEAD/DEAH box helicase, giving the protein MTIPTYSSTGTVNFDRHLTAGRLYPFQTVGVAMALVERRCFIADEMGLGKTVQALTACEVDGAFPAVVVCPAGLKDNWRIEIERFFPHRRVEVLKGNGPGSIPSADFWIVGWPTLESWLSMLLDSGPFKALILDESHYASYGTSRRTQAAKTLSKTVEFDGLRLALTGTPINNRPEELIPQLEIIDRLYDIAPQPRFAWKDQRSWAESFKTHFCGPDGDLEGLHRRLRGCCYIRREREDVGAQITAGGFKATVRRDVRLTLNGELELYRDAEQDLIRYLYETRGAAAARGAVRSRALLKMAILRRRAGEAKTPVAIEWIANFLDSNPDRSLVVFAHHRAVQRRLVDTFDCAHILGVERDPEEQKRQFMSGDSRLIVCSLSAAREGHNLTRAADVLFVEQAWTPGAMQQAEDRANRIGQTAEQVFAWNLLAEGTIDLRVTEILEQKRDLFDQAARGGSSMASILLYSYL; this is encoded by the coding sequence ATGACCATCCCCACATACTCCTCGACGGGCACCGTCAACTTCGACCGCCACCTCACCGCTGGCCGCCTCTACCCGTTCCAGACGGTTGGCGTGGCGATGGCCCTGGTCGAGCGCCGCTGCTTCATCGCTGATGAGATGGGGCTTGGCAAGACGGTGCAGGCGTTGACGGCTTGTGAGGTGGACGGAGCGTTCCCGGCCGTCGTGGTCTGCCCGGCAGGGTTGAAGGACAACTGGCGGATCGAGATCGAGCGGTTCTTCCCGCACCGTCGGGTCGAGGTGCTGAAAGGGAACGGACCTGGGTCAATCCCGTCTGCTGATTTTTGGATAGTGGGCTGGCCCACACTCGAGAGTTGGCTTTCCATGCTTCTGGACTCGGGTCCGTTCAAGGCTCTGATCCTCGATGAGAGCCATTACGCCAGCTACGGGACCTCCCGTCGCACGCAGGCAGCGAAGACCCTCTCAAAGACTGTCGAGTTCGACGGACTGCGCTTGGCGCTTACCGGCACGCCGATCAACAACCGGCCTGAGGAGCTCATCCCGCAGCTGGAGATCATCGATCGCCTCTACGACATCGCGCCGCAACCGAGGTTCGCATGGAAGGACCAGCGGTCCTGGGCGGAGAGCTTCAAGACCCACTTCTGCGGTCCCGACGGTGACCTGGAGGGGCTACATCGTCGGCTTCGGGGCTGCTGCTACATACGACGTGAGAGGGAGGATGTCGGAGCCCAGATCACTGCTGGCGGGTTCAAGGCGACGGTCCGCCGGGATGTGCGCCTGACGCTAAACGGTGAGCTCGAGCTATACAGGGACGCCGAGCAGGACCTGATCCGCTACCTCTATGAGACCAGAGGAGCGGCCGCCGCCAGGGGAGCGGTGCGATCCCGAGCCCTCTTGAAGATGGCAATCCTGCGCCGCCGCGCGGGCGAGGCGAAGACACCGGTAGCTATCGAGTGGATCGCGAACTTCCTGGACTCAAACCCAGACCGGTCCCTGGTCGTCTTCGCCCACCACAGAGCAGTCCAACGCCGACTGGTCGACACCTTCGACTGCGCCCATATCCTCGGCGTCGAACGTGATCCCGAGGAGCAGAAACGGCAGTTCATGTCCGGTGACTCCAGGTTGATCGTGTGCAGCCTTTCCGCGGCCCGCGAGGGCCACAACCTCACCAGAGCCGCCGACGTCCTCTTTGTGGAGCAGGCGTGGACACCAGGGGCCATGCAGCAAGCGGAGGATCGAGCCAACAGAATCGGACAGACAGCCGAGCAGGTATTCGCCTGGAACCTGCTGGCCGAGGGGACAATCGATCTCAGGGTCACGGAGATCCTCGAGCAGAAGCGCGACCTGTTCGACCAGGCGGCGCGAGGAGGATCCTCGATGGCCTCGATCCTGCTTTACAGCTACCTGTAG
- a CDS encoding recombinase family protein, giving the protein MGQGRRSRVVRERQQALIGYIRVSTGGQAESGAGLAAQRSAIRAEASRRGMPLARIYEDRAASAKSLENRDQLQEALAALAGGEASVLVVAKLDRLSRSIADFAALVRRAEREGWSIVACDLGIDMESPTGGLLANVTASVAEWERKIISTRTKEALAAKRASGTRLGRPTLLEPVIAQRIKAERVEGRAYQAIADGLNHDSVLTPTGGRWSPALVRKVAIRER; this is encoded by the coding sequence ATGGGGCAGGGGCGGAGAAGTCGAGTTGTCCGGGAACGCCAGCAAGCACTGATCGGCTACATCCGGGTATCCACCGGCGGTCAGGCAGAGTCGGGCGCGGGCCTGGCCGCTCAGCGGTCGGCGATTCGGGCGGAGGCGTCCCGGCGGGGGATGCCACTGGCGCGCATCTACGAGGACCGTGCAGCGAGCGCCAAGAGCCTGGAGAATCGGGACCAGCTGCAGGAGGCCCTTGCTGCCCTGGCTGGGGGTGAGGCATCGGTGCTGGTAGTGGCAAAGCTCGACCGGCTCAGCCGGTCCATCGCCGATTTCGCGGCCCTGGTTCGCAGAGCCGAGCGCGAGGGCTGGTCGATAGTCGCCTGTGACCTCGGGATCGACATGGAGTCGCCCACCGGTGGCCTACTGGCGAACGTGACCGCTTCGGTGGCCGAGTGGGAGCGGAAGATCATCTCGACCCGCACCAAGGAGGCGCTGGCGGCCAAGCGGGCTTCAGGTACCAGGCTCGGGCGTCCGACGCTGCTCGAGCCGGTCATCGCCCAGCGGATCAAGGCGGAGAGAGTCGAGGGCAGGGCCTATCAGGCGATCGCGGATGGGCTAAACCACGACAGCGTCTTGACACCGACGGGTGGCCGATGGTCGCCGGCGCTGGTTCGCAAAGTTGCGATTCGCGAGCGATGA